From one Henningerozyma blattae CBS 6284 chromosome 1, complete genome genomic stretch:
- the SME1 gene encoding mRNA splicing protein SME1 (similar to Saccharomyces cerevisiae SME1 (YOR159C); ancestral locus Anc_5.504), which produces MSTRQPLIPPINLIFNYLEKQSTIKVWLYENTHSRIQGKISGFDEFMNLVIDNAIEIPIDNVTGVEQIENGKKLGQILLKGDNITLITSVD; this is translated from the coding sequence ATGTCTACCAGGCAGCCACTAATACCtccaattaatttaatatttaattatttagagAAACAATCCACTATTAAAGTATGGCTATATGAAAATACTCATTCCAGAATCCAAGGAAAAATATCAGGTTTTGATGAATTTATGAATTTAGTTATTGATAATGCTATTGAGATACCAATAGATAATGTGACAGGGGTTgaacaaattgaaaatggtaAAAAGCTGGGTCAAATTCTATTGAAGGGCGATAACATCACTCTAATAACATCGGTTGATTAA